The proteins below are encoded in one region of Telopea speciosissima isolate NSW1024214 ecotype Mountain lineage chromosome 10, Tspe_v1, whole genome shotgun sequence:
- the LOC122642356 gene encoding disease resistance protein RPV1-like codes for MEEPGYSRSWFHGVFISSIEESTSKSFTDLLYTALVQAKVRTFRNGEIGSERLKALEKSKVAIIIFSVSYVCSTWYLDELAKILEYRNTIGQTILPIFYDVDPSDVRKQKGSLAEAFAEFEESFQLDTGKVQRWREALTFVANLSGWDLRFVAHGHYSKFIEKIIEEVVARLNQKQLDVDTDLVGMDSHVEKVSSLLSIGSGDTRIIGICGVGGIGKTSIVKAVYNLIFHRFAGSSFLANVREVSEQPNGLIRLQEQFISDVLMKKNIRISNVDRGIMLIQKRLQNKKVLVILDDVDQLNQINALVRKRAWFGAGSRIIITTRDEHLLNVLEADEVYNVEELNTIESLQLFSWNAFRTKRPVEDYVGISLEVVDYVGGIPLALKILGSYLFGRSKQEWRTAIEKIKGIPKNEIQEKLRISFDALDDTEKDIFLDVACFFVEMNKDDVIRILEGCGFFAEIGINDLIHRSLIEITVNNGLWMHSVL; via the exons aTGGAAGAACCAGGATATTCTCGTTCTTGGTTTCATGGCGTGTTCATATCATCGATTGAAGAATCCACAAGCAAGAGCTTCACGGACCTCCTCTACACTGCTCTGGTGCAAGCCAAGGTACGCACCTTCAGAAATGGAGAAATCGGCTCAGAACGACTGAAAGCCCTTGAAAAATCAAAGGTTGCAATCATCATTTTCTCGGTGAGCTATGTATGTTCTACATGGTACTTGGATGAATTGGCCAAAATCCTTGAATACAGGAATACGATCGGCCAGACCATTCTTCCGATATTTTATGATGTGGATCCATCTGATGTTAGAAAACAGAAAGGGAGTTTAGCAGAAGCATTTGCAGAATTTGAAGAAAGTTTCCAGTTGGACACAGGGAAGGTACAAAGGTGGAGAGAAGCTCTTACTTTTGTAGCAAATCTGTCCGGATGGGATTTACGATTTGTAGCCCATGG GCATTATTCCAAGTTTATAGAGAAAATTATTGAAGAAGTTGTGGCTAGATTGAATCAAAAGCAGTTGGATGTTGATACCGACTTAGTTGGCATGGATTCTCATGTAGAAAAAGTTAGTTCGTTGTTAAGTATTGGATCAGGTGATACCCGCATTATTGGAATTTGTGGTGTGGGTGGAATCGGTAAAACAAGCATTGTTAAGGCTGTTTATAACTTGATCTTTCACAGATTTGCTGGTAGTAGCTTTCTTGCAAATGTTAGAGAAGTTTCAGAACAGCCCAATGGTTTAATTCGTTTGCAAGAACAATTTATCTCTGATGTCTTGATGAAAAAAAACATTAGGATAAGTAATGTTGATAGGGGAATCATGTTGATTCAGAAAAgactacaaaataaaaaagttctTGTCATTCTCGACGATGTTGATCAATTGAATCAAATAAATGCATTAGTCAGAAAGCGTGCTTGGTTTGGTGCGGGAAGTAGAATCATCATTACTACCCGAGATGAACACCTACTAAATGTGTTAGAAGCAGATGAAGTGTATAATGTTGAAGAACTGAATACCATTGAGTCTCTTCAGCTTTTCAGTTGGAATGCTTTTAGAACAAAACGGCCGGTAGAAGATTATGTCGGGATTTCACTTGAAGTGGTAGATTACGTTGGAGGGATCCCATTAGCTCTAAAGATTTTGGGTTCTTATCTATTTGGCAGAAGTAAACAAGAATGGAGAACTGcaatagagaaaataaagggAATTCCGAAAAATGAAATCCAAGAAAAACTTCGAATAAGTTTTGATGCACTAGATGATACAGAAAAGGACATATTCCTTGATGTTGCATGTTTCTTTGTTGAAATGAACAAAGATGATGTGATAAGAATACTAGAGGGTTGTGGTTTCTTTGCAGAAATTGGAATCAATGATCTCATTCATCGATCTCTTATAGAAATCACTGTAAACAATGGGCTTTGGATGCATAGTGTACTATGA
- the LOC122642649 gene encoding disease resistance protein RUN1-like isoform X2, protein MGTQIVREESIEIPGKRSRLWFRQDTFDVLTKCMGTKAVEGIALDLSKLETVNFDTEAFAEMSKLRLLQVNYVHLLGDYKHLSKELRWLCWHGFPLKSIPTNFHMENLVFLDMQHSNIREFSKESKLLKKLKVLNLSHSLLLQRTPNFIRLPNLEKLILKDCNNLVEVHQSIGNLHKLVLLNLQDCRSLKNLPVTICNLTSLENLTLSGCSKLDKLPEELGNMGSLKELLADRTAIKQVPFSMGHCRDLKSLSLGWFKGSPPKSWHSFFSSWGSPSKVPDSFNILPASFSLLRSLKSLILKGCNLSEGAIPSDLGTMSSLEVLNLGYNNFCSLPANISCLSHLRSLQLRECRMLQSLPELPSSLEILYANGCTSLQSLPDLGSLSSLVELDLGSNEFFSLPSSISGLSELVYLTLNNCTRLQSLPELPSSLRKLNLEGCTSIDRLSNLSNLEDLPTLMLRDCDKIVEIQDLEKMESVRAIHLEGCNNLSNAFKESVLQALSKGGELNIFLPASAIPEWFSHKSPGSSMSFKVPPLSDDKIQKLLVCAVYAAEEVYREDYEFADAPFLNVNNKTRSIKWRYCPTSVRIPILPQDHMWVGCIPATEFGNLLGGGDEVEVSIEMEKQIKVKKCGIHLAIGPYEECSESDDQVMIQYNYSSEDDVFDTDGNVSMVDHRGVKRSHDEIGPSSSWSDEEQDPKWLTDEGEREGEGGYSSYFKLFPKGFLKKLYGEGSSIKKI, encoded by the exons ATGGGAACGCAAATTGTTCGTGAAGAATCCATAGAAATTCCTGGCAAGAGAAGCAGATTGTGGTTTCGTCAAGATACGTTTGATGTATTGACAAAATGCATG GGAACAAAAgcagttgaaggcattgccctagATTTATCAAAACTAGAAACTGTTAACTTTGATACTGAAGCATTTGCAGAGATGTCCAAATTGAGACTACTCCAGGTCAATTATGTACACCTTCTAGGAGACTATAAGCATCTTTCTAAAGAGTTGAGATGGCTCTGTTGGCATGGATTTCCCTTAAAATCAATACCAACCAATTTTCATATGGAGAACCTTGTTTTTCTTGACATGCAACATAGCAACATCAGAGAATTCTCAAAGGAAAGCAAA CTACTCAAGAAATTGAAAGTTCTCAATCTTAGTCACTCTTTGCTCCTACAGAGAACCCCAAACTTCATAAGACTCCCCAATCTTGAAAAGCTAATCCTAAAAGATTGCAACAATTTGGTTGAGGTTCACCAGTCCATTGGAAATTTGCACAAACTTGTTTTGCTGAATCTGCAAGATTGTAGAAGCCTAAAGAATCTTCCTGTCACCATTTGTAATCTGACTTCTCTTGAAAATCTTACTCTTTCTGGTTGCTCAAAACTTGACAAGTTACCAGAGGAGTTGGGGAATATGGGGAGCTTAAAAGAGCTTCTCGCAGATAGAACTGCTATAAAACAAGTACCCTTCTCCATGGGACATTGCAGGGACCTAAAATCGTTATCCTTAGGTTGGTTTAAAGGATCACCACCTAAATCTTGGCActctttcttctcatcttgGGGTTCACCAAGTAAGGTTCCAGATTCCTTCAACATACTACCAGCTTCGTTCTCGCTTTTACGGTCCTTAAAATCCTTAATTTTGAAGGGCTGCAATTTATCAGAAGGGGCGATTCCTAGTGATCTTGGGACCATGTCCTCATTGGAAGTGTTAAATCTTGGTTACAACAATTTTTGTAGCCTACCTGCCAACATTAGTTGTCTTTCTCATCTCCGGAGTCTTCAGTTGCGTGAATGCAGAATGCTTCAATCACTTCCAGAGCTTCCATCAAGTTTAGAGATATTGTATGCGAACGGATGCACATCATTGCAAAGTTTGCCAGATCTTGGTAGCTTATCATCATTGGTTGAATTGGATTTAGGCTCTAATGAATTTTTTAGCCTACCATCCAGTATCAGTGGTCTTTCTGAGCTTGTTTACCTTACGTTAAACAACTGTACTAGGCTCCAATCACTTCCAGAACTTCCATCAAGCTTAAGGAAATTGAACCTAGAAGGTTGCACATCAATAGACAGATTATCAAATTTGTCAAATCTAGAGGACTTACCAACCTTGATGCTCAGGGATTGTGACAAGATAGTTGAGATTCAAGACTTGGAGAAAATGGAATCTGTTCGAGCCATTCACCTTGAAGGGTGCAACAATCTGTCAAATGCTTTTAAGGAGAGTGTCCTAcag GCATTGTCAAAAGGTGGTGAGCTCAACATCTTTCTTCCTGCGAGTGCAATACCAGAGTGGTTCAGCCATAAGAGTCCAGGGTCTTCAATGTCTTTTAAGGTACCTCCACTTTCAGATGATAAGATTCAAAAACTATTAGTATGTGCTGTTTACGCGGCGGAGGAAGTTTACAGAGAGGACTATGAGTTTGCAGATGCTCCTTTCCTTAATGTCAATAACAAAACCAGGAGTATTAAGTGGAGATACTGTCCAACATCTGTTAGAATCCCAATACTCCCTCAGGATCACATGTGGGTTGGCTGTATACCAGCTACTGAGTTTGGGAATCTGTTGGGGGGTGGGGATGAGGTAGAGGTTTCAATAGAAATGGAGAAACAAATTAAAGTGAAGAAGTGTGGCATACATCTAGCGATTGGTCCATATGAAGAGTGTTCTGAGTCAGATGATCAAGTGATGATCCAATACAACTATTCTTCAGAAGACGATGTTTTTGATACGGATGGAAATGTATCAATGGTAGATCACAGAGGGGTGAAGAGAAGCCATGATGAGATAGGTCCGAGTAGCTCCTGGTCTGATGAAGAGCAAGATCCTAAATGGCTGACtgatgagggagagagagagggagagggaggctACAGTAGTTATTTTAAGCTCTTCCCTAAAGGATTCTTGAAGAAACTATATGGTGAAGGATCAAGTATAAAGAAAATTTGA
- the LOC122642649 gene encoding disease resistance protein RPV1-like isoform X1, with protein sequence MRSKSNIRIRLFRFSLMTGKLFLTSDMFLCWYVFLFIYLSNSLCYQGTKAVEGIALDLSKLETVNFDTEAFAEMSKLRLLQVNYVHLLGDYKHLSKELRWLCWHGFPLKSIPTNFHMENLVFLDMQHSNIREFSKESKLLKKLKVLNLSHSLLLQRTPNFIRLPNLEKLILKDCNNLVEVHQSIGNLHKLVLLNLQDCRSLKNLPVTICNLTSLENLTLSGCSKLDKLPEELGNMGSLKELLADRTAIKQVPFSMGHCRDLKSLSLGWFKGSPPKSWHSFFSSWGSPSKVPDSFNILPASFSLLRSLKSLILKGCNLSEGAIPSDLGTMSSLEVLNLGYNNFCSLPANISCLSHLRSLQLRECRMLQSLPELPSSLEILYANGCTSLQSLPDLGSLSSLVELDLGSNEFFSLPSSISGLSELVYLTLNNCTRLQSLPELPSSLRKLNLEGCTSIDRLSNLSNLEDLPTLMLRDCDKIVEIQDLEKMESVRAIHLEGCNNLSNAFKESVLQALSKGGELNIFLPASAIPEWFSHKSPGSSMSFKVPPLSDDKIQKLLVCAVYAAEEVYREDYEFADAPFLNVNNKTRSIKWRYCPTSVRIPILPQDHMWVGCIPATEFGNLLGGGDEVEVSIEMEKQIKVKKCGIHLAIGPYEECSESDDQVMIQYNYSSEDDVFDTDGNVSMVDHRGVKRSHDEIGPSSSWSDEEQDPKWLTDEGEREGEGGYSSYFKLFPKGFLKKLYGEGSSIKKI encoded by the exons ATGAGAAGCAAATCCAATATAAGAATTCGCCTTTTTCGTTTTTCCTTGATGACTGGGAAGCTTTTTCTCACAAGTGATATGTTTTTGTGTTGGTATGTGTTCTTATTTATATACTTGTCCAATTCTCTTTGTTATCAGGGAACAAAAgcagttgaaggcattgccctagATTTATCAAAACTAGAAACTGTTAACTTTGATACTGAAGCATTTGCAGAGATGTCCAAATTGAGACTACTCCAGGTCAATTATGTACACCTTCTAGGAGACTATAAGCATCTTTCTAAAGAGTTGAGATGGCTCTGTTGGCATGGATTTCCCTTAAAATCAATACCAACCAATTTTCATATGGAGAACCTTGTTTTTCTTGACATGCAACATAGCAACATCAGAGAATTCTCAAAGGAAAGCAAA CTACTCAAGAAATTGAAAGTTCTCAATCTTAGTCACTCTTTGCTCCTACAGAGAACCCCAAACTTCATAAGACTCCCCAATCTTGAAAAGCTAATCCTAAAAGATTGCAACAATTTGGTTGAGGTTCACCAGTCCATTGGAAATTTGCACAAACTTGTTTTGCTGAATCTGCAAGATTGTAGAAGCCTAAAGAATCTTCCTGTCACCATTTGTAATCTGACTTCTCTTGAAAATCTTACTCTTTCTGGTTGCTCAAAACTTGACAAGTTACCAGAGGAGTTGGGGAATATGGGGAGCTTAAAAGAGCTTCTCGCAGATAGAACTGCTATAAAACAAGTACCCTTCTCCATGGGACATTGCAGGGACCTAAAATCGTTATCCTTAGGTTGGTTTAAAGGATCACCACCTAAATCTTGGCActctttcttctcatcttgGGGTTCACCAAGTAAGGTTCCAGATTCCTTCAACATACTACCAGCTTCGTTCTCGCTTTTACGGTCCTTAAAATCCTTAATTTTGAAGGGCTGCAATTTATCAGAAGGGGCGATTCCTAGTGATCTTGGGACCATGTCCTCATTGGAAGTGTTAAATCTTGGTTACAACAATTTTTGTAGCCTACCTGCCAACATTAGTTGTCTTTCTCATCTCCGGAGTCTTCAGTTGCGTGAATGCAGAATGCTTCAATCACTTCCAGAGCTTCCATCAAGTTTAGAGATATTGTATGCGAACGGATGCACATCATTGCAAAGTTTGCCAGATCTTGGTAGCTTATCATCATTGGTTGAATTGGATTTAGGCTCTAATGAATTTTTTAGCCTACCATCCAGTATCAGTGGTCTTTCTGAGCTTGTTTACCTTACGTTAAACAACTGTACTAGGCTCCAATCACTTCCAGAACTTCCATCAAGCTTAAGGAAATTGAACCTAGAAGGTTGCACATCAATAGACAGATTATCAAATTTGTCAAATCTAGAGGACTTACCAACCTTGATGCTCAGGGATTGTGACAAGATAGTTGAGATTCAAGACTTGGAGAAAATGGAATCTGTTCGAGCCATTCACCTTGAAGGGTGCAACAATCTGTCAAATGCTTTTAAGGAGAGTGTCCTAcag GCATTGTCAAAAGGTGGTGAGCTCAACATCTTTCTTCCTGCGAGTGCAATACCAGAGTGGTTCAGCCATAAGAGTCCAGGGTCTTCAATGTCTTTTAAGGTACCTCCACTTTCAGATGATAAGATTCAAAAACTATTAGTATGTGCTGTTTACGCGGCGGAGGAAGTTTACAGAGAGGACTATGAGTTTGCAGATGCTCCTTTCCTTAATGTCAATAACAAAACCAGGAGTATTAAGTGGAGATACTGTCCAACATCTGTTAGAATCCCAATACTCCCTCAGGATCACATGTGGGTTGGCTGTATACCAGCTACTGAGTTTGGGAATCTGTTGGGGGGTGGGGATGAGGTAGAGGTTTCAATAGAAATGGAGAAACAAATTAAAGTGAAGAAGTGTGGCATACATCTAGCGATTGGTCCATATGAAGAGTGTTCTGAGTCAGATGATCAAGTGATGATCCAATACAACTATTCTTCAGAAGACGATGTTTTTGATACGGATGGAAATGTATCAATGGTAGATCACAGAGGGGTGAAGAGAAGCCATGATGAGATAGGTCCGAGTAGCTCCTGGTCTGATGAAGAGCAAGATCCTAAATGGCTGACtgatgagggagagagagagggagagggaggctACAGTAGTTATTTTAAGCTCTTCCCTAAAGGATTCTTGAAGAAACTATATGGTGAAGGATCAAGTATAAAGAAAATTTGA